The sequence below is a genomic window from Streptomyces sudanensis.
TGTCGCCAACCTTGGCAGTGGAAATCTTGTCAACCTCAACGATGTCGCCGACAGCAACCTTGTGCTGGCGACCACCGCTGCGCACGATGGCGTACACGCGGATCTCTCCTCGCTCGAAACGGAAACCCCTGACGCCAGCCGCCCGCACGGGCGTGGCCCGCGACTGGACCGGATGGTCGGAACGGCCTCCCCCGGCCCTGGCCGGGAGGGAAGGTGCTCAGGAGCTGGCGCGCATGGAAACACGCCGACGGTCAAGACTAGGTCCCCGTGTCGGGGCGGTCAAACTGGGCGGGGGCGCCCTGCGGGCNNGGGGGGTATCGGAGCGGGTTGCCGGGAGGGGCGTGGAGACAGAGCAACAGCACGAGCCTCGACTCGGACCCGGCTCGGGCACATCCGCTCCCACGACCTCCGCCACCCGACCGCGAACCTGCTCCCGAAGCAAGACGTCGAACTCACTGCCAGTAATGAATTTCTCGACCACGCCCACATTGGTATCACCACTGGCATCCATGCCCATGTCCGAACCCACCTTTAACGGCGAGCTATCAATACCCTCAGTAACGCGCTCAACCCCACCGGCAACGACCCAACGACCCACCCACTACAGCAGCCGTCCGCCGACGTTGCCGCCAAATGCCTCTGGGGCCCGCCGCATAGCGGCGGGCCCCAGAGGCATTTGGCTCAGAATGAGATCCGCAGACCTTACAACTCCAAGCACCTCGTACGGCGAATCGCCAACCCATCAAGAGTTGACCTGCACCTCAGCCCATGCACGAAGCCTTCTGAGCCGACCAGCTCAGCGCCAGGCCCCCTAGTGTCCTGAGTCGTTAGTTCGTGTGCAGTACGCGGCGAGGGTGCCGAGGATGTCGTCGGCGGTCTTGGTCCACACGAACGGTTTGGGGTTCTTGTTCCACTCGTTGATCCATCGGCGGATGTCGCGTTCGAGTTCGGTGACGCTGCGGTGGGCCGAGCGGCGGAGTTTGCGGCAGGTCAGCTCGGCGAACCAGCGCTCGACGAGGTTGAGCCAGGAGGCGGAGGTGGGGGTGAAGTGCAGGTGGAAGCGGGGGTGTCGCAGCAGCCACTTCTTGACCGCTTCGGTCTTGTGGGTGGCGTAGTTGTCCAGGACCAGGTGCAGGTCCAGGTTCTTGGGTACGGCGGCGTCGATGGTCTTCAGGAAACGGAGGAACTCCTGGTGGCGGTGGCGTCGGTAGTGCTGGGCTATGACCGAGCCGGAGGCGATGTCCAGGGCGGCGAACAGGCTGGTGGTGCCGTGCCGGACGTAGTCGTGCGTCATCCGCGCCGGCGTGGTCGGCGACATGGGCAGCACCGGCTGGGTGCGGTCCAGGGCCTGGATCTGCGACTTCTCGTCCACCGCCAGCACCAGGGCGTTCTCCGGCGGGGACAGGTAGATGCCGACCACGTCGCGGACCTTGGTCACGAACTGCGGGTCGGTGGACAGCTTCCATGTCTGCACGATGTGCGGCTTGAGGCCGAACGCCCGCCAGATCCGCGAGACGGCCGACTGCGACATGCCCGCGGCTTGGGCCATCGACCGCGTCGACCAGTGCGAATCCCCCGAAGGGGGCGCCTGGTCCAGGGTCCGGGCGACCAGGGACTCCACCTGCTCGTCGGTGATCCGGCGCGGGGCACCGGAGCGCGGAGCGTCGACCAGCCCCTCAAGACGGTCGGCAGCGAACCTGGACCGCCACTTGCGCACCGTCTCCCGCGAGATACCGAGCTCTTGCGCGACCTGCGCGTTCGGGCGGCCCTCGGCACACGCCAGCACGATCCTCGCGCGCAGCACCAGGGCCTGCCCCGCGGTCCGCTTGCGCAACCAGCCCCGCAGAACCCTGCGCTCGCGCTCGGACAACTCCAATGACAACGGCTTCGGACCCGGCATCCCCCAACCCTACAACCGCCAACGAACTAACGACTCAGAACACTAGATAGAGATTCCTTCGAGTGACGGAAGTGAAATTTCCGAGAGCCCGACCTTCACAGTCTTCGTGACTTCCACCGGCCCCCTCGGACCGACCATCCCGATAGAACTGCACCTTCCGAGCCTCGTAGCCATCACCGCCAAGTCCACTCAGGTACAGCATGGGATAATCGATGAATTTGCGTCCCCACGTAACTTTGGCGCATCTCACCTCTTGCCCCTCCCGGAGCTTAGCTAGGTGCTGACTCGATCCAAAACATCCAAGTCACCTTCGAAGGAGACCGCTACAATCCACGCTCGATCCTCTGCGAGGAAGTAGTGATGCTCCGGCACCTCAAGAAGTGCGGCCGTAACCGAAGCGGCCTCATCCCCGGTAAAACGCACACCGTAGGGCGAAAGCCCGTCTCCTACGTGCTCGACTACAGAGCCTGGCCTGATTCGTGCACAAATTTCTTTGGATGCGCTCGCTGCGAGCAACTGCTCATCATCGATTTTCCAATGCCTGTGCCTCCCACCAACGTGACGCCAATCGATCTTCCCTCCCGCAAAAGGAAAATGGAGTTCCAGCCAATCGAACACGTCTGACGCGCTTGTTTTCCTTAGGGCGGCTAGAGGCGGCACGGAGAATACCTCCTCTTTCCAATAATCACCAGTCAAATCGCTCCTCCATCAACCGCATCCATGCAGACCCTGAAGCTTCGTCACGATCGCCTCAGTGGCATTGAATTGGAAGTGCGGACCCTTTTCCTTGCCCGCCCATACGTTAATGTGAGCCCCACTTCGGTCATCGAATTCGATCCGGAATCCCGTCTTGCCGTTGGCCGTCTGCATGCCGACGGGCTTACCTTTGATCGTCCCGAACTTACCCAGTGTCACTTTTTCAGCTTTGAACCCGCGAGAACTCGGCCAATCCAGAGCCTGATTTCGCGCCTGATTGAAGTCATCAGTGACAGGCTCGCCGCCATCATTGTGCACCAATACCGGCGTAGCCCCCGCCACCACATAATACGTGTGGATTTCGGTGAGGGTCAGGTCGTGGGTGCGCTGGCGCTCGTCGAAGCGGTGGACGGCCTTCACCGGAACCGCATCACCGTCAGGCGTGCGCAGTTCCATGCCGGGCCTGAGGTCGCCGGCCTCGATCCACCGGTTCTCGGACTCCACCCAGAAGGGGTGCGTCGTGGTGGAGACCAGCGCCTCGGGCTCGCCGTTCTCGCCTTCGACGGTGAGGTCGACGAAGTGCTTGTCGTCCTCGGTGACGATCGTTCCAGCGACCTCGCGGACCGTGGTCTCGCCCGTCTCCGGGTCCGTCACGGCCAGCTTGTCGCCGAGCCGCACCTCCTCGATCGGCTTGCTGGTGCCGTCGGCGAGGAGCACCAGTGTGCCGGGCAGGAAGCTGTGGTTGGCCTCGCAGGCATCTCCGCCCTTCCGGAGGGCCGCGGTGGCCTTCTTCCTGGCCGCCGCGAGTTTGTCCTGCGCCTTGGAGAGCGCCCCCTGGGCCGACTTCAGGGCCTCGCCGGCCTTGAAGTAGTCCTTGACGCCGCCGATGAGGTCGTCGACCAGGCCGGCTACCTTCTTGCCGAGCGCGTAGCCCTTCTCCAGGTTCCAGGGCAGCCCGTACTTCGCCAGGAGCTTCCCGGCCATGCCTCCGGCGAAGCTGCCGGCGATGTTGAGGAGTGTCTCCCCGCACGCCGCCATGTCGCCGCTGGAGACGCAGTCGAAAGCGGCGTTGATGCCGAGCTCGTCCTTGATGATCTTGACGAGCGCCTTGACGGTCTTCTTGATCTGCCGCTTGGTGCTGCTCTGGTGCGTCTGCGCGGCCTGTACGGCGTTGTCCGCTTCCTGCACCTCCTGCTCGGCCTCCGCCACGGGGGCGGCCGCGCCGGTGATCGGACGCCCGCCGCTGCACCGGATCTGGCCGAACCAGCACTCGGGCAGGATCAGACCGCTCGGGTCGGAGTGGGTGACCGGGCTGTTGTTCGCGTAGGCGTACCCGTTCATCTGCTGCGGCTGCAGGTAGTCGATGAGCGGGTCGACCGAGATGAACTTGCCGATCACGGGGTCGTACTCGCGGGCGCCGAGGTGCGTCAGGCCCGTGGACTTGTCGAGCGTGCCGCCGACGTAGCCCCTCTCGCCCGGCCATGTGCCGGTGGCCTGACCGCGTTCGACGCCGTACGGGTCGAAGCGGCGCTGGGAGACCGCTCCGGTCGCGGAGTCGACCGCCACCTCGCCGGTGCCGTGGTGGTCGGAGGCGACGAAGGAGACCTTGTTGTCGTCGGTGCGCACCGCGACGGTCTGGCCGGCGAAGGTGTAGTACCGGGTGGCCCCGGTCTTCGTGCCGTCCGCGGAGAGCTTCAGCTCCATGCCGGGCAGGTAGACGGTGGTGCCGGTCGGGTCCTTGCGCTGGATCCGGTTGCCGC
It includes:
- a CDS encoding IS630 family transposase; amino-acid sequence: MPGPKPLSLELSERERRVLRGWLRKRTAGQALVLRARIVLACAEGRPNAQVAQELGISRETVRKWRSRFAADRLEGLVDAPRSGAPRRITDEQVESLVARTLDQAPPSGDSHWSTRSMAQAAGMSQSAVSRIWRAFGLKPHIVQTWKLSTDPQFVTKVRDVVGIYLSPPENALVLAVDEKSQIQALDRTQPVLPMSPTTPARMTHDYVRHGTTSLFAALDIASGSVIAQHYRRHRHQEFLRFLKTIDAAVPKNLDLHLVLDNYATHKTEAVKKWLLRHPRFHLHFTPTSASWLNLVERWFAELTCRKLRRSAHRSVTELERDIRRWINEWNKNPKPFVWTKTADDILGTLAAYCTRTNDSGH
- a CDS encoding DUF6881 domain-containing protein, whose amino-acid sequence is MRCAKVTWGRKFIDYPMLYLSGLGGDGYEARKVQFYRDGRSEGAGGSHEDCEGRALGNFTSVTRRNLYLVF
- a CDS encoding polymorphic toxin-type HINT domain-containing protein; its protein translation is MLAWNDQGKLAKVTEAGGGETTYLYDAGGNRIQRKDPTGTTVYLPGMELKLSADGTKTGATRYYTFAGQTVAVRTDDNKVSFVASDHHGTGEVAVDSATGAVSQRRFDPYGVERGQATGTWPGERGYVGGTLDKSTGLTHLGAREYDPVIGKFISVDPLIDYLQPQQMNGYAYANNSPVTHSDPSGLILPECWFGQIRCSGGRPITGAAAPVAEAEQEVQEADNAVQAAQTHQSSTKRQIKKTVKALVKIIKDELGINAAFDCVSSGDMAACGETLLNIAGSFAGGMAGKLLAKYGLPWNLEKGYALGKKVAGLVDDLIGGVKDYFKAGEALKSAQGALSKAQDKLAAARKKATAALRKGGDACEANHSFLPGTLVLLADGTSKPIEEVRLGDKLAVTDPETGETTVREVAGTIVTEDDKHFVDLTVEGENGEPEALVSTTTHPFWVESENRWIEAGDLRPGMELRTPDGDAVPVKAVHRFDERQRTHDLTLTEIHTYYVVAGATPVLVHNDGGEPVTDDFNQARNQALDWPSSRGFKAEKVTLGKFGTIKGKPVGMQTANGKTGFRIEFDDRSGAHINVWAGKEKGPHFQFNATEAIVTKLQGLHGCG